Part of the Lentisphaera araneosa HTCC2155 genome, GCCGGGAATGAGTTCAAAAGAGATTTTGTCCACGGCACAGAAGCTGCCGAAGTGGCAGCTGAGTTCATTGATGGTGAGCAGGGCTTTAGTCATTACTTTTAATCAGTTTTTGATTGAGGATAAAGTAAAGAGATATACAACTGATCCCCAATAATAAAAGTGCGGGAGCCGCAACAAGTGAGTATTCGGCTTCGTCAATGAGGTTCCAGATATTCTGGGTGAGGTAAAATTTTCCAGGCTGAGCCAAGAGTAGGGTGATGGGGAGTTCTTTGAGGGTGGAAATAAAAACGAGGGCAAAGCCGGCAAGCACACCAGGTTTGAGTAGCGGGGCAGTGACGCGAAGCTTAGTCGCCAGGGAGTCATGACCTAACATCAAGGATGCTTCTTCTAAGCGTGGATTGATTTGGGCGAGGGATGTTTTAACCGAGCTCACGGCTTGAGGGAGGAAGCGAATCGCGCAGCCTAAAACGGGCAGCCAGAGTGTTTGATAAAAGGAGTAGCCAAAGATTTTAAAACTGACAAAGAAACTAATAAAGGCTAAGCCAATAACGAGACCAGGGAACATATTGCCCATGAAGCTTATGCGATCTGCGAAAGTCGCAAAAAGCCCTTTTTTGCGAAGAGCGCACCAAGCACAGGGGATGGCAAAAATAATCGAGATAAGGGCCGCAGCAAAAGCCAAAGTAGCTGAGTTGAGCGATGAGTCGAAGAGATTTTTTGGGAAGATCAGTTCACTGCTACGTCCTTTGGAAAACCAGTAGAGAATCGTCATCAGGGGAAGTAGGCAGGCCATGAAAATCGTTGAGCTATAGAAGCTGGCGATAAAGAGCATCTTGCCCTTGCTTGCTTTACGTATGATTTGTCGTGATTTATTATCCGTCACACGACTTTGAGTGCGAGTGATCCAGGATTCAAGAATGAGGAATAAAAAGGCAATGACAATGAGTAAGAGAGAGAAAAAAGAGGCTCTATCAAAGCTGCCGCGGTCGAGGTGGCGAAAGATATAGTAGGTCATGGTCTTGTAGCGTAGGATGGCGGGCGTTCCAAAGTCACTTAGGGTGTAGAGGGCGACAAGTAACATGCCTGAGGCAATGGGGATCTTGAGTGTGGGCAGGGAGACTTTGAAAAAGACTTGCAGGGGGCTGAAACCTAGGAGGCGGGCACTTTCTTCTTGAGAAGGTGATTGCCTTTGCAGGGCAGCGTAAGTCATGAGGAAGATGAGAGGGCTATTAACCAGAGTCATGCTCATCCAAGTCCCAAAGAGTCCATTGCGAATGGAGATGGGGAATTGCGAGCCGGTAATGTTG contains:
- a CDS encoding ABC transporter permease, giving the protein MLLPLYVSVKDVLDSKNELNALLATRDLWPTIGRSLLLASLTALGGALIAVPQAWMLARYHIPGKKLILILCVLPLVFPSYISAYSYLAAFEPLGFYHNITGSQFPISIRNGLFGTWMSMTLVNSPLIFLMTYAALQRQSPSQEESARLLGFSPLQVFFKVSLPTLKIPIASGMLLVALYTLSDFGTPAILRYKTMTYYIFRHLDRGSFDRASFFSLLLIVIAFLFLILESWITRTQSRVTDNKSRQIIRKASKGKMLFIASFYSSTIFMACLLPLMTILYWFSKGRSSELIFPKNLFDSSLNSATLAFAAALISIIFAIPCAWCALRKKGLFATFADRISFMGNMFPGLVIGLAFISFFVSFKIFGYSFYQTLWLPVLGCAIRFLPQAVSSVKTSLAQINPRLEEASLMLGHDSLATKLRVTAPLLKPGVLAGFALVFISTLKELPITLLLAQPGKFYLTQNIWNLIDEAEYSLVAAPALLLLGISCISLYFILNQKLIKSND